In the genome of Ptychodera flava strain L36383 chromosome 13, AS_Pfla_20210202, whole genome shotgun sequence, one region contains:
- the LOC139147467 gene encoding serine/threonine-protein kinase Nek11-like isoform X1: MPPARGVKKPKEVDKSDHRVLANRYRVEKKLGSGNFGTAFLVFDMKAKKGDEENKVLKEIAVGELAPDETVDAVHEAKLLSRLKNPGIVKFHDSFLDGEFFCLITEFCEGGDLDERITKAKKQGKSFEQNQVMDWFVQLALAVDYMHGRRVLHRDLKTRNIFLKNNMCKIGDFGISRVLMGTTDMASTFTGTPYYMSPEVLKHEGYNSKSDVWSIACILYELCALEHAFEGQSLMGVMYKIVEGKIPKVPDKYDKNIQAVLEKVLTKDPSDRPSAAEILKMPFVNRHMEKMKNRMTEIREHRDVDAEDREQQQQQIYALTREKTHLQDLQEESLKRMTPRERMRLRKMREADEKAKELTHHTRANLAENIYRKAVLQGTMGSYNRPAWQGGRGEGHPFEHTGEGTVVYVQEGRYVDQYPDEEDDYSGTMLYEREDLGTVYQRQLEEMGTIQGQSDMSSTLQPGGLSPATTLNPDDRPISPMRDISIYDLPSTNGNNQADLGPSDFSATYTVHKGDSQLTSHSKVNGEDHSTAESAPTSYASYDDRPIRPATAPFGTGTYDDRPITPMKKTIDWNDPNIQNAVPPGLKPNKPRNQQPVKKEPQNKPTPKTQKPAAAKNLPKQPVARQPVARQPENKQVEEDLPVFGADPNDILKEIPEEIQIPEEILREVPADADAAETFYSQHEDFESEGDDDEDALIFAMQQALDHTSPAQDTVADGSLGIFSPTVRTSKIKSLRAECERKLGKKAFKQAYDYLKQARFGEGHGDQSVDEAKLMAGLKKFVKNPSDCFLIDQLLFLEYQANM, encoded by the exons CAAAGTATTGAAAGAGATAGCAGTTGGTGAGCTTGCCCCAGATGAAACTGTTGATGCCGTCCATGAAGCCAAACTGCTGTCAAGACTTAAAAATCCTGGTATCGTGAAATTCCACGACAGTTTCCTAGATGGTGAATTCTTCTGCCTTATTACAGAATTTTGTGAG GGTGGTGACCTTGATGAAAGGATAACAAAGGCCAAGAAGCAAGGCaaatcatttgaacaaaaccaAGTCATGGATTGGTTTGTACAGCTTGCATTAGCTGTAGACTACATGCATGGAAG ACGAGTCTTACACAGGGACTTGAAAACTAGGAACATCTTTTTAAAGAACAATATGTGCAAGATAGGAGACTTTGGTATCTCCAGGGTTTTGATGGGCACCACAGATATGGCTAGTACTTTCACAGGCACTCCCTACTACATGAGTCCAGAGGTACTCAAACACGAAGGCTATAATTCCAAATCAGACGTTTG GTCAATAGCATGTATTTTGTACGAACTGTGCGCCTTGGAGCATGCATTTGAAGGACAATCACTCATGGGTGTCATGTATAAAATTGTTGAGGGCAAGATTCCCAAGGTACCAGACAAGTACGACAAGAACATACAAGCAGTATTAGAAAA AGTGTTGACCAAAGATCCGTCAGACAGACCATCAGCTGCAGAAATATTGAAGATGCCATTTGTCAACAGACACATGGAG AAAATGAAGAATAGGATGACAGAGATCAGAGAGCATCGAGATGTGGATGCAGAAGACCGagaacaacaacagcagcaaatATATGCACTGACACGGGAGAAAACACATTTACAGGATCTGCAGGAAGAATCTCTGAAAAGAATGACTCCCAGGGAGAGAATGAGACTTCGCAAAATGAGAGAAGCTGACGAAAAGGCAAAGGAACTAAC GCACCACACAAGGGCCAACCTGGCTGAGAACATCTACCGGAAAGCAGTACTACAAGGCACCATGGGCTCCTACAACAGACCAGCATGGCAAGGAGGAAGGGGCGAG GGCCATCCATTTGAACATACTGGTGAAGGCACCGTGGTATATGTCCAGGAAGGCAGGTACGTGGACCAGTACCCAGATGAAGAGGACGATTACTCTGGCACCATGTTGTATGAGAGAGAAGACTTGGGTACTGTGTACCAACGCCAGCTGGAAGAAATGGGAACTATACAGGGACAAAGCGACATGTCATCAACATTGCAACCTG GTGGTCTTTCTCCTGCCACAACACTTAACCCTGACGACAGGCCCATCTCTCCCATGCGTGACATCTCCATATATGACCTCCCTAGCACTAATGGGAACAACCAAGCAGATCTTG GACCCTCAGATTTTTCCGCCACCTACACTGTCCACAAAGGCGACAGCCAACTAACCTCTCATAGCAAAGTCAATGGTGAAGATCATAGCACAGCTGAAAGTG CACCTACATCCTATGCTTCTTATGATGACCGGCCAATCAGACCTGCTACAG CTCCATTTGGCACCGGTACTTACGACGACCGTCCAATCACGCCCATGAAGAAAACTATCGATTGGAATGATCCCAATATCCAAAATGCCGTCCCACCTGGTTTGAAACCAAACAAACCAAGGAACCAACAACCAGTAAAGAAAGAACcacaaaacaaaccaacacCAAAGACGCAGAAACCAGCAGCAGCAAAGAATCTGCCCAAGCAACCTGTTGCCAGGCAACCTGTTGCCAGGCAACCGGAGAACAAACAAGTCGAAGAAGATCTACCAGTATTTGGGGCAGACCCAAATGACATCCTTAAAGAAATTCCAGAGGAAATCCAAATTCCAGAGGAAATCCTTCGAGAGGTGCCGGCAGACGCAGATGCTGCCGAAACCTTCTACTCACAGCATGAAGATTTTGAATCTGAAGGCGAT GATGATGAAGATGCCCTGATATTTGCCATGCAACAAGCCTTGGATCACACCAGTCCTG CGCAAGACACCGTTGCAGACGGTTCACTGGGGATTTTCTCACCGACTGTGAGGACCAGCAAAATCAAGAGTCTCAGAGC TGAATGCGAACGAAAGCTTGGCAAGAAGGCTTTCAAACAAGCTTACGACTACCTGAAGCAGGCAAGGTTTGGGGAGGGCCATGGAGATCAGTCTGTGGATGAAGCCAAACTAATGGCAGGATTGAAGAAGTTCGTCAAGAACCCTAGTGACTGCTTTCTCATTGACCAGCTCCTCTTTTTAGAATACCAAGCTAACATGTAA
- the LOC139147467 gene encoding serine/threonine-protein kinase Nek11-like isoform X3, whose product MPPARGVKKPKEVDKSDHRVLANRYRVEKKLGSGNFGTAFLVFDMKAKKGDEENKVLKEIAVGELAPDETVDAVHEAKLLSRLKNPGIVKFHDSFLDGEFFCLITEFCEGGDLDERITKAKKQGKSFEQNQVMDWFVQLALAVDYMHGRRVLHRDLKTRNIFLKNNMCKIGDFGISRVLMGTTDMASTFTGTPYYMSPEVLKHEGYNSKSDVWSIACILYELCALEHAFEGQSLMGVMYKIVEGKIPKVPDKYDKNIQAVLEKVLTKDPSDRPSAAEILKMPFVNRHMEKMKNRMTEIREHRDVDAEDREQQQQQIYALTREKTHLQDLQEESLKRMTPRERMRLRKMREADEKAKELTHHTRANLAENIYRKAVLQGTMGSYNRPAWQGGRGEGHPFEHTGEGTVVYVQEGRYVDQYPDEEDDYSGTMLYEREDLGTVYQRQLEEMGTIQGQSDMSSTLQPAPTSYASYDDRPIRPATAPFGTGTYDDRPITPMKKTIDWNDPNIQNAVPPGLKPNKPRNQQPVKKEPQNKPTPKTQKPAAAKNLPKQPVARQPVARQPENKQVEEDLPVFGADPNDILKEIPEEIQIPEEILREVPADADAAETFYSQHEDFESEGDDDEDALIFAMQQALDHTSPAQDTVADGSLGIFSPTVRTSKIKSLRAECERKLGKKAFKQAYDYLKQARFGEGHGDQSVDEAKLMAGLKKFVKNPSDCFLIDQLLFLEYQANM is encoded by the exons CAAAGTATTGAAAGAGATAGCAGTTGGTGAGCTTGCCCCAGATGAAACTGTTGATGCCGTCCATGAAGCCAAACTGCTGTCAAGACTTAAAAATCCTGGTATCGTGAAATTCCACGACAGTTTCCTAGATGGTGAATTCTTCTGCCTTATTACAGAATTTTGTGAG GGTGGTGACCTTGATGAAAGGATAACAAAGGCCAAGAAGCAAGGCaaatcatttgaacaaaaccaAGTCATGGATTGGTTTGTACAGCTTGCATTAGCTGTAGACTACATGCATGGAAG ACGAGTCTTACACAGGGACTTGAAAACTAGGAACATCTTTTTAAAGAACAATATGTGCAAGATAGGAGACTTTGGTATCTCCAGGGTTTTGATGGGCACCACAGATATGGCTAGTACTTTCACAGGCACTCCCTACTACATGAGTCCAGAGGTACTCAAACACGAAGGCTATAATTCCAAATCAGACGTTTG GTCAATAGCATGTATTTTGTACGAACTGTGCGCCTTGGAGCATGCATTTGAAGGACAATCACTCATGGGTGTCATGTATAAAATTGTTGAGGGCAAGATTCCCAAGGTACCAGACAAGTACGACAAGAACATACAAGCAGTATTAGAAAA AGTGTTGACCAAAGATCCGTCAGACAGACCATCAGCTGCAGAAATATTGAAGATGCCATTTGTCAACAGACACATGGAG AAAATGAAGAATAGGATGACAGAGATCAGAGAGCATCGAGATGTGGATGCAGAAGACCGagaacaacaacagcagcaaatATATGCACTGACACGGGAGAAAACACATTTACAGGATCTGCAGGAAGAATCTCTGAAAAGAATGACTCCCAGGGAGAGAATGAGACTTCGCAAAATGAGAGAAGCTGACGAAAAGGCAAAGGAACTAAC GCACCACACAAGGGCCAACCTGGCTGAGAACATCTACCGGAAAGCAGTACTACAAGGCACCATGGGCTCCTACAACAGACCAGCATGGCAAGGAGGAAGGGGCGAG GGCCATCCATTTGAACATACTGGTGAAGGCACCGTGGTATATGTCCAGGAAGGCAGGTACGTGGACCAGTACCCAGATGAAGAGGACGATTACTCTGGCACCATGTTGTATGAGAGAGAAGACTTGGGTACTGTGTACCAACGCCAGCTGGAAGAAATGGGAACTATACAGGGACAAAGCGACATGTCATCAACATTGCAACCTG CACCTACATCCTATGCTTCTTATGATGACCGGCCAATCAGACCTGCTACAG CTCCATTTGGCACCGGTACTTACGACGACCGTCCAATCACGCCCATGAAGAAAACTATCGATTGGAATGATCCCAATATCCAAAATGCCGTCCCACCTGGTTTGAAACCAAACAAACCAAGGAACCAACAACCAGTAAAGAAAGAACcacaaaacaaaccaacacCAAAGACGCAGAAACCAGCAGCAGCAAAGAATCTGCCCAAGCAACCTGTTGCCAGGCAACCTGTTGCCAGGCAACCGGAGAACAAACAAGTCGAAGAAGATCTACCAGTATTTGGGGCAGACCCAAATGACATCCTTAAAGAAATTCCAGAGGAAATCCAAATTCCAGAGGAAATCCTTCGAGAGGTGCCGGCAGACGCAGATGCTGCCGAAACCTTCTACTCACAGCATGAAGATTTTGAATCTGAAGGCGAT GATGATGAAGATGCCCTGATATTTGCCATGCAACAAGCCTTGGATCACACCAGTCCTG CGCAAGACACCGTTGCAGACGGTTCACTGGGGATTTTCTCACCGACTGTGAGGACCAGCAAAATCAAGAGTCTCAGAGC TGAATGCGAACGAAAGCTTGGCAAGAAGGCTTTCAAACAAGCTTACGACTACCTGAAGCAGGCAAGGTTTGGGGAGGGCCATGGAGATCAGTCTGTGGATGAAGCCAAACTAATGGCAGGATTGAAGAAGTTCGTCAAGAACCCTAGTGACTGCTTTCTCATTGACCAGCTCCTCTTTTTAGAATACCAAGCTAACATGTAA
- the LOC139147467 gene encoding serine/threonine-protein kinase Nek11-like isoform X2: MPPARGVKKPKEVDKSDHRVLANRYRVEKKLGSGNFGTAFLVFDMKAKKGDEENKVLKEIAVGELAPDETVDAVHEAKLLSRLKNPGIVKFHDSFLDGEFFCLITEFCEGGDLDERITKAKKQGKSFEQNQVMDWFVQLALAVDYMHGRRVLHRDLKTRNIFLKNNMCKIGDFGISRVLMGTTDMASTFTGTPYYMSPEVLKHEGYNSKSDVWSIACILYELCALEHAFEGQSLMGVMYKIVEGKIPKVPDKYDKNIQAVLEKVLTKDPSDRPSAAEILKMPFVNRHMEKMKNRMTEIREHRDVDAEDREQQQQQIYALTREKTHLQDLQEESLKRMTPRERMRLRKMREADEKAKELTHHTRANLAENIYRKAVLQGTMGSYNRPAWQGGRGEGHPFEHTGEGTVVYVQEGRYVDQYPDEEDDYSGTMLYEREDLGTVYQRQLEEMGTIQGQSDMSSTLQPGPSDFSATYTVHKGDSQLTSHSKVNGEDHSTAESAPTSYASYDDRPIRPATAPFGTGTYDDRPITPMKKTIDWNDPNIQNAVPPGLKPNKPRNQQPVKKEPQNKPTPKTQKPAAAKNLPKQPVARQPVARQPENKQVEEDLPVFGADPNDILKEIPEEIQIPEEILREVPADADAAETFYSQHEDFESEGDDDEDALIFAMQQALDHTSPAQDTVADGSLGIFSPTVRTSKIKSLRAECERKLGKKAFKQAYDYLKQARFGEGHGDQSVDEAKLMAGLKKFVKNPSDCFLIDQLLFLEYQANM, encoded by the exons CAAAGTATTGAAAGAGATAGCAGTTGGTGAGCTTGCCCCAGATGAAACTGTTGATGCCGTCCATGAAGCCAAACTGCTGTCAAGACTTAAAAATCCTGGTATCGTGAAATTCCACGACAGTTTCCTAGATGGTGAATTCTTCTGCCTTATTACAGAATTTTGTGAG GGTGGTGACCTTGATGAAAGGATAACAAAGGCCAAGAAGCAAGGCaaatcatttgaacaaaaccaAGTCATGGATTGGTTTGTACAGCTTGCATTAGCTGTAGACTACATGCATGGAAG ACGAGTCTTACACAGGGACTTGAAAACTAGGAACATCTTTTTAAAGAACAATATGTGCAAGATAGGAGACTTTGGTATCTCCAGGGTTTTGATGGGCACCACAGATATGGCTAGTACTTTCACAGGCACTCCCTACTACATGAGTCCAGAGGTACTCAAACACGAAGGCTATAATTCCAAATCAGACGTTTG GTCAATAGCATGTATTTTGTACGAACTGTGCGCCTTGGAGCATGCATTTGAAGGACAATCACTCATGGGTGTCATGTATAAAATTGTTGAGGGCAAGATTCCCAAGGTACCAGACAAGTACGACAAGAACATACAAGCAGTATTAGAAAA AGTGTTGACCAAAGATCCGTCAGACAGACCATCAGCTGCAGAAATATTGAAGATGCCATTTGTCAACAGACACATGGAG AAAATGAAGAATAGGATGACAGAGATCAGAGAGCATCGAGATGTGGATGCAGAAGACCGagaacaacaacagcagcaaatATATGCACTGACACGGGAGAAAACACATTTACAGGATCTGCAGGAAGAATCTCTGAAAAGAATGACTCCCAGGGAGAGAATGAGACTTCGCAAAATGAGAGAAGCTGACGAAAAGGCAAAGGAACTAAC GCACCACACAAGGGCCAACCTGGCTGAGAACATCTACCGGAAAGCAGTACTACAAGGCACCATGGGCTCCTACAACAGACCAGCATGGCAAGGAGGAAGGGGCGAG GGCCATCCATTTGAACATACTGGTGAAGGCACCGTGGTATATGTCCAGGAAGGCAGGTACGTGGACCAGTACCCAGATGAAGAGGACGATTACTCTGGCACCATGTTGTATGAGAGAGAAGACTTGGGTACTGTGTACCAACGCCAGCTGGAAGAAATGGGAACTATACAGGGACAAAGCGACATGTCATCAACATTGCAACCTG GACCCTCAGATTTTTCCGCCACCTACACTGTCCACAAAGGCGACAGCCAACTAACCTCTCATAGCAAAGTCAATGGTGAAGATCATAGCACAGCTGAAAGTG CACCTACATCCTATGCTTCTTATGATGACCGGCCAATCAGACCTGCTACAG CTCCATTTGGCACCGGTACTTACGACGACCGTCCAATCACGCCCATGAAGAAAACTATCGATTGGAATGATCCCAATATCCAAAATGCCGTCCCACCTGGTTTGAAACCAAACAAACCAAGGAACCAACAACCAGTAAAGAAAGAACcacaaaacaaaccaacacCAAAGACGCAGAAACCAGCAGCAGCAAAGAATCTGCCCAAGCAACCTGTTGCCAGGCAACCTGTTGCCAGGCAACCGGAGAACAAACAAGTCGAAGAAGATCTACCAGTATTTGGGGCAGACCCAAATGACATCCTTAAAGAAATTCCAGAGGAAATCCAAATTCCAGAGGAAATCCTTCGAGAGGTGCCGGCAGACGCAGATGCTGCCGAAACCTTCTACTCACAGCATGAAGATTTTGAATCTGAAGGCGAT GATGATGAAGATGCCCTGATATTTGCCATGCAACAAGCCTTGGATCACACCAGTCCTG CGCAAGACACCGTTGCAGACGGTTCACTGGGGATTTTCTCACCGACTGTGAGGACCAGCAAAATCAAGAGTCTCAGAGC TGAATGCGAACGAAAGCTTGGCAAGAAGGCTTTCAAACAAGCTTACGACTACCTGAAGCAGGCAAGGTTTGGGGAGGGCCATGGAGATCAGTCTGTGGATGAAGCCAAACTAATGGCAGGATTGAAGAAGTTCGTCAAGAACCCTAGTGACTGCTTTCTCATTGACCAGCTCCTCTTTTTAGAATACCAAGCTAACATGTAA